A DNA window from Paenibacillus andongensis contains the following coding sequences:
- a CDS encoding YheC/YheD family endospore coat-associated protein, which translates to MDKGRGLVGIMVANHSERKYALQKYLNCNTTSMKLFCFTPSDIDWKRNRITGLHRINRKWVLRKFSFPEVVYNRCYQINHQIIERLVAKLGSNKCFNHINQFNKHEIHIHLSQWLAQYLPETILYDKENVLRLLDTHKVLYIKPCYGNKGNSVYRVEVKDSQEIHIGEHHFTPKIVAGDSLQFQESIDKLVRSTPYIIQKGIDIQPLNEQVFDIRVLAQKNKRGQWSATNVVSRLAHKGCFNTSMCEKVCLSEKALEQLYPPDKVKAIIQSVYNISLRAAEIIEMGTNYHLGELSVDLALDSAGLLWIIEVNGKPQKDLYDELDKRDSVYKRPLEYARYLRNK; encoded by the coding sequence ATGGACAAAGGAAGAGGTTTAGTCGGTATCATGGTTGCTAACCACTCTGAAAGAAAGTATGCCTTGCAAAAATATCTGAATTGCAATACGACCTCCATGAAATTATTCTGTTTTACTCCTTCTGATATTGACTGGAAACGAAATAGGATTACCGGCCTTCATCGTATAAACCGAAAATGGGTGCTGAGAAAGTTTTCTTTCCCCGAAGTTGTGTACAACCGTTGTTACCAAATCAATCATCAGATTATCGAACGCTTAGTTGCCAAACTCGGCAGTAATAAATGCTTCAATCATATCAACCAATTTAATAAACATGAGATTCACATTCATTTAAGCCAATGGCTCGCACAATATTTACCGGAAACAATTCTTTACGATAAGGAGAATGTTTTGCGTTTACTAGATACTCATAAGGTTCTATACATTAAACCTTGTTACGGAAATAAAGGAAACAGTGTGTATCGTGTGGAGGTGAAAGATTCACAGGAGATTCACATCGGTGAGCATCATTTTACACCTAAAATCGTAGCAGGAGATTCTCTACAATTCCAAGAGAGTATCGATAAGCTAGTACGTTCCACTCCTTACATCATTCAAAAAGGGATCGATATTCAACCACTGAATGAACAAGTTTTCGATATTCGAGTACTTGCACAAAAGAATAAGCGGGGTCAATGGTCTGCAACGAACGTTGTTAGTCGATTAGCTCATAAAGGATGTTTTAACACAAGCATGTGTGAAAAGGTTTGTTTATCCGAAAAAGCACTTGAACAATTGTATCCTCCCGATAAAGTTAAGGCTATTATTCAATCGGTTTACAATATTAGTTTAAGAGCCGCGGAAATCATAGAGATGGGCACAAACTATCATTTAGGTGAACTAAGCGTTGATCTTGCGTTGGACAGCGCCGGACTTCTTTGGATCATAGAAGTGAATGGAAAACCACAAAAAGACCTGTATGATGAGTTAGACAAGCGTGATAGCGTATATAAACGCCCGCTAGAATATGCTCGCTATCTACGTAATAAATGA
- a CDS encoding sensor histidine kinase — protein MFKIKSLYLRVVLTFLAIVVVSVSVAFPLATVFFRNLITTEFQAEMLAIGRQLVTLSEDIQPKNLDSFVAGSNRLNNNYVLTLFYENGEPATAISIDKKGNPLIEASEVAYVLQGSIYKSLDYGMPKDPFNRIKVGLPLQVDGKTFALFIHPNFSDVARRQVQTAVITVLLIVLIVGSLLILIASRYLVNPLKKLTLATERLARGNFNVHVSVKQKDELGQLAQSFNHMAGELKQLEQMRQDFVSNVSHEIQSPLTSIRGFSKALRGSEIDEAERGRYLEIIERESERLSRLSENLLKLASLESEHHPFHPATYDLDEQLRRIVVFYEPQWSRKQLVLDLDLPRVKISADADQLSQVWMNLLGNAIKFTPSHGTIHIQLEPLNDRVRIRIQDSGMGIVASDQERVFERFYKVDASRQRETDGSGLGLAIVRKIVENHHGTIELQSEIGKGTLVIVTIPIQIYPPKK, from the coding sequence ATGTTTAAGATAAAGTCGCTCTATCTGCGCGTTGTGCTGACATTTCTGGCCATAGTTGTAGTTAGTGTATCAGTCGCCTTTCCACTGGCAACGGTCTTTTTCAGAAATCTGATTACAACGGAATTTCAAGCAGAAATGCTCGCGATAGGCCGGCAACTAGTCACGTTGAGTGAAGACATTCAGCCGAAGAATCTTGATTCTTTTGTGGCAGGAAGCAACCGATTAAATAATAACTACGTCTTGACTTTATTTTACGAAAATGGTGAGCCAGCGACGGCAATCTCTATAGATAAAAAAGGGAATCCTCTTATTGAAGCATCGGAAGTGGCTTATGTTCTGCAGGGCAGCATTTATAAAAGCCTAGACTATGGGATGCCCAAAGATCCATTCAATCGGATTAAGGTTGGACTTCCTCTTCAAGTTGATGGTAAAACTTTTGCCCTATTCATTCATCCGAATTTCTCCGATGTGGCCCGTCGCCAAGTGCAAACAGCTGTCATTACCGTACTCCTGATCGTACTTATTGTTGGTAGTTTACTCATTCTTATCGCTTCACGCTATCTGGTAAATCCATTAAAGAAGCTGACGCTTGCTACGGAACGATTAGCTAGAGGGAATTTCAATGTTCATGTGTCTGTGAAGCAAAAGGATGAACTGGGGCAGCTAGCTCAAAGCTTTAACCATATGGCGGGTGAACTGAAACAGTTGGAACAGATGAGGCAAGACTTTGTCTCGAATGTTTCCCATGAGATTCAGTCCCCGCTTACGTCGATTCGCGGGTTTTCCAAAGCTTTACGAGGTTCAGAAATTGATGAGGCAGAGCGCGGACGCTACTTGGAAATCATTGAACGTGAGAGTGAGCGATTATCTCGCCTCAGTGAAAATTTATTGAAGCTGGCCTCTTTGGAATCGGAGCATCATCCGTTTCACCCAGCCACATACGATTTGGATGAGCAACTTCGCAGAATTGTTGTGTTCTATGAACCGCAGTGGTCCCGCAAGCAATTGGTGCTTGACTTGGATCTTCCTCGAGTGAAAATTAGTGCGGATGCAGACCAGCTAAGTCAAGTATGGATGAATCTCCTAGGTAATGCTATCAAGTTCACACCCTCACATGGGACGATACATATTCAGTTGGAACCTCTCAATGACCGGGTTCGTATACGAATTCAAGACAGTGGGATGGGAATAGTAGCTTCTGACCAAGAACGGGTATTTGAACGATTTTATAAAGTAGATGCATCTAGACAGCGGGAAACCGACGGAAGTGGATTGGGACTTGCGATTGTAAGGAAAATTGTTGAAAATCACCACGGGACGATTGAATTGCAGAGCGAGATTGGGAAAGGTACGTTAGTTATTGTAACGATTCCGATTCAGATATATCCCCCTAAAAAGTAA